In one window of Deinococcus ruber DNA:
- a CDS encoding cellulose synthase operon protein YhjQ/BcsQ — translation MLNTPNEDSDVPRLLTVLRRRALPLVLAAGLAGGAAYVLAGRQTPVYDAVSSLVTVRSDGGSDRVNGSVYAAPSLPHGTLPEALQSRSVMQRMLDELKASALPTSTVQPLRQAVQTQSQGGPSSVSVVALGDGQQEGVFEVHGRASTPQGAQLLAQAGADALLAWDAERAQSRLTQLRQNMQRQLAALETQLGTATPASTASRTKQVEWQTLETARTQVLQNLAQVTALSQSTAGTLERVAAATLPTQATAPRPLRSGVLAAVLALLLGSGAALLFDRARRPIYSQADLRGLPVPLLGHLPALRGIGSGQQLLTAIRSGAWLAPLGFVRVNLQARLGSGQSARRIVLTGTQQGEGTSSVTAALAASFASTGARVLLVEAAGSPRALLPATDERRLQSAGAPIHPELQLLSLDQQIDLLPSSTVQQSGTLDLPKLDRMLTVLDNTYDVILIDAPPLLTSPEAVALAARGAGLVLLVVPGETGQREVEAALDAARMADAQVLGLIFNDRPAHTVAPASAPVSSAALAPAR, via the coding sequence ATGCTGAACACCCCCAATGAAGACAGCGACGTTCCGCGCCTGCTGACCGTGCTGCGCCGCCGCGCCCTGCCACTGGTGCTGGCCGCAGGGCTGGCGGGCGGGGCGGCCTACGTGCTGGCAGGTCGGCAGACGCCCGTGTACGACGCAGTAAGTAGCCTGGTGACGGTTCGCAGCGACGGCGGCAGCGACCGTGTAAACGGCAGCGTCTATGCCGCGCCTTCACTGCCGCACGGCACCCTGCCGGAAGCGCTTCAGAGCCGCAGCGTGATGCAGCGCATGCTCGACGAACTGAAAGCCTCTGCCCTGCCGACATCCACCGTCCAGCCGCTGCGTCAGGCCGTGCAGACCCAGTCGCAGGGCGGCCCCAGCAGTGTCAGTGTCGTGGCGCTGGGCGACGGGCAGCAGGAGGGCGTGTTCGAGGTTCACGGACGCGCTTCCACGCCGCAGGGTGCCCAGTTGCTGGCGCAGGCGGGGGCCGACGCCCTGCTCGCCTGGGACGCCGAACGCGCCCAGAGCCGTCTGACGCAGCTTCGGCAGAATATGCAGCGGCAGCTCGCGGCGCTCGAAACCCAGCTCGGCACCGCGACGCCCGCTTCGACTGCCTCGCGCACGAAGCAGGTGGAATGGCAGACGCTGGAAACCGCCCGCACGCAGGTCTTGCAGAATCTGGCCCAGGTCACGGCGCTGTCACAGTCCACGGCTGGCACACTGGAACGGGTCGCGGCGGCGACGCTGCCAACGCAGGCCACCGCGCCCCGCCCCCTGAGAAGCGGCGTGCTGGCCGCCGTGCTGGCGCTGTTGCTGGGAAGCGGGGCCGCGCTCCTGTTCGACCGCGCTCGCCGCCCGATCTACAGTCAGGCCGATCTGCGCGGCCTGCCAGTGCCGCTGCTGGGACACCTTCCGGCCCTGCGCGGAATCGGCAGCGGTCAGCAGCTTCTGACTGCCATCCGCAGCGGGGCGTGGCTGGCCCCTCTCGGCTTTGTACGCGTCAACCTTCAGGCACGGCTGGGAAGCGGCCAGAGCGCCCGGCGCATCGTGCTGACCGGCACGCAGCAGGGCGAAGGCACCAGCAGTGTGACCGCCGCCCTGGCCGCCAGTTTCGCCAGCACCGGCGCTCGCGTGCTGCTGGTCGAGGCCGCCGGGTCGCCCCGTGCGCTGCTGCCCGCCACAGACGAACGCCGCCTCCAGAGCGCCGGTGCGCCGATTCATCCCGAGCTTCAGCTGCTCTCGCTCGATCAGCAGATCGATCTGCTGCCTTCCAGCACGGTTCAGCAGAGTGGCACGCTCGACCTGCCGAAGCTCGACCGAATGTTGACCGTGCTGGACAACACCTACGACGTGATCCTGATCGACGCGCCGCCCCTCCTGACCTCGCCCGAGGCTGTTGCTCTGGCTGCCAGAGGGGCAGGACTGGTGCTGCTGGTGGTGCCCGGCGAGACGGGTCAGCGCGAGGTCGAGGCCGCTCTGGACGCCGCACGCATGGCAGACGCGCAGGTGCTGGGCCTGATCTTCAACGACCGCCCCGCGCATACGGTTGCTCCCGCCTCGGCCCCCGTGTCATCGGCGGCGCTCGCTCCGGCCCGCTAA
- a CDS encoding glucose-1-phosphate thymidylyltransferase: protein MKAIIPAAGFGTRLRPLTFARPKPVLRVANKPIICHAIQTLCAAGVCDIGIVVSDLTHKAIETAVKGLEGVNIEYIYQNEMLGLGDAVKVSREWIGDTDFCVYLGDNLFEHGVSSFIRAFYEQQADAVIALVEVEQPSEFGVAVLDADNRITRLVEKPRVPPSNLAVAGLYCFRPTIFDQLEVLQPSARGEYEITDAIALQIEAGGRVLGERVKGWWKDTGKPQDLIDANRLLLCELHGCVLGSVSDSRLTGEVVVEAGAVVINSTILGPVTIAAGAHIENAYLGPYTSVGQGSLIRNSEVEYSVIDENTEIRDVAIRLQGCLIGVRAKVIGHGAIPRVHHFTLSDASVLELGC from the coding sequence ATGAAAGCGATCATTCCAGCCGCTGGCTTCGGCACTCGCCTTCGTCCGCTGACCTTTGCCCGCCCAAAACCGGTGTTGCGCGTCGCCAACAAGCCGATCATCTGCCACGCCATCCAGACGCTGTGCGCCGCAGGCGTCTGCGACATCGGTATCGTGGTGTCCGACCTGACGCACAAGGCCATCGAAACGGCGGTCAAGGGTCTGGAAGGCGTGAACATCGAGTACATCTATCAGAACGAGATGCTGGGTCTGGGCGACGCGGTCAAAGTCTCGCGCGAGTGGATCGGTGACACCGATTTCTGCGTGTATCTGGGCGACAACCTGTTCGAGCACGGGGTATCGAGCTTTATCCGCGCCTTCTACGAGCAGCAGGCCGACGCGGTGATTGCGCTGGTCGAGGTCGAGCAGCCGAGCGAATTCGGCGTGGCGGTGCTGGACGCCGACAACCGCATCACGCGGCTGGTCGAAAAGCCACGGGTGCCGCCCTCGAATCTGGCGGTGGCCGGGCTGTACTGCTTTCGCCCGACCATCTTCGATCAGCTGGAGGTGTTGCAGCCCAGCGCACGCGGCGAGTACGAAATCACCGACGCCATCGCCCTTCAGATCGAGGCGGGAGGCCGGGTGCTGGGCGAGCGCGTGAAGGGCTGGTGGAAGGACACCGGCAAACCGCAGGACCTGATCGACGCCAACCGCCTGCTGCTGTGCGAGCTGCACGGCTGCGTGCTGGGAAGTGTCAGCGACTCGCGCCTGACCGGAGAAGTGGTGGTCGAGGCAGGCGCAGTGGTCATCAACAGCACCATTCTCGGCCCCGTCACCATCGCGGCGGGCGCACACATCGAGAACGCGTATCTGGGGCCATACACCAGCGTCGGGCAGGGCAGCCTGATCCGAAATTCTGAAGTCGAGTACAGCGTGATCGACGAGAACACCGAGATCCGTGACGTGGCGATCCGCCTTCAGGGCTGCCTGATCGGCGTGCGGGCCAAGGTGATCGGACACGGGGCCATTCCCAGAGTTCACCACTTCACCCTTTCGGATGCCAGCGTGCTGGAACTCGGCTGCTAA
- a CDS encoding glycosyltransferase: MSTEPPVAEAVQPDGRLRVLFVFEGLYGRGAERIALGLIARLDRTRFAPSVWILRSEDALRSEVPPDVPITVVLRTGERIRHALGRVPASLLEQARKADVIVGTVELMPTYFAALAGAWTGKPVIGWVRNSMDYTFSEQPIWHRWLSRWLYRRLPRLVFVSHGTKQTLRRLQLLNEAQLSVVYNPVDVARVQLKQYDALPEWASFMHRHPTIVAVGRLVRQKGFDVLIRAHAALRQRGSAQHLLIVGEGHLRRSLEMLAAELGVSDSVHLPGHVQNPYPLMRHAAVFALSSNWEGFGGVVVEAMACGTPVVATDCPSGPAEILEDGRYGLLVPPNDPQALSGALEQVLSTPALQQELHHLSLSRAQDFAPGVTVPQWQELLLRTATGQ, from the coding sequence ATGAGCACGGAACCGCCCGTCGCAGAGGCCGTGCAGCCAGATGGACGGCTCCGGGTGCTGTTCGTGTTCGAGGGCCTGTACGGACGCGGAGCCGAACGGATCGCGCTGGGCCTGATCGCCCGCCTCGACCGCACCCGCTTCGCCCCCTCGGTGTGGATTCTGCGCTCTGAAGATGCGCTGCGCTCCGAAGTTCCGCCCGATGTGCCCATCACGGTGGTGCTGCGAACGGGCGAGCGCATCCGTCACGCGCTGGGACGGGTGCCCGCCAGCCTGCTGGAACAGGCCCGGAAAGCCGACGTGATCGTGGGCACCGTCGAACTGATGCCCACCTACTTCGCGGCTCTGGCGGGTGCCTGGACGGGCAAACCGGTGATCGGCTGGGTCAGGAACTCGATGGATTACACCTTTTCCGAGCAGCCGATCTGGCACCGCTGGCTGTCGCGCTGGCTGTACCGGCGGCTGCCCCGGCTGGTTTTCGTGTCGCACGGCACCAAACAGACCCTGAGGCGGCTGCAACTGCTGAACGAGGCTCAGCTCAGCGTGGTGTACAACCCGGTGGATGTGGCCCGCGTCCAGCTGAAGCAGTATGACGCCCTGCCCGAGTGGGCCAGCTTCATGCACCGCCACCCCACCATCGTGGCCGTCGGTCGGCTGGTGCGTCAGAAGGGTTTCGACGTGCTGATCCGGGCGCACGCGGCGCTTCGTCAGCGCGGGTCGGCGCAGCATCTGCTGATCGTGGGCGAAGGACACCTGCGCCGCTCGCTCGAAATGCTGGCAGCTGAACTCGGCGTGAGTGACAGCGTGCATCTGCCGGGCCACGTCCAGAATCCTTACCCGCTGATGCGGCACGCGGCGGTTTTCGCGCTGTCGTCGAACTGGGAGGGTTTTGGCGGCGTGGTGGTCGAGGCGATGGCCTGCGGAACGCCGGTGGTCGCCACCGACTGTCCTTCCGGCCCGGCTGAAATTCTGGAAGATGGTCGCTACGGCCTGCTGGTGCCGCCCAACGATCCGCAGGCACTCAGCGGCGCACTGGAGCAGGTGCTGAGCACGCCCGCGCTTCAGCAGGAACTGCATCACCTCAGCCTCTCACGGGCGCAGGATTTTGCGCCGGGCGTCACCGTTCCGCAGTGGCAGGAGTTGCTGCTGCGAACCGCGACCGGCCAGTAA
- a CDS encoding NPCBM/NEW2 domain-containing protein — translation MKTQIRIHRLFQVGLLLAGLAACTQQGISQTADTAQPEPDGLNHPWADTPGAALSALALAPGSNSLSAQPWTAASNGWGPIEIDRSVNGYGGGDGKTLTLAGKTYAHGFGAHANSSMTFNLGAQCASFTSDIGVDDEVGDRGSVVFQVYGDGSKLYDSGVMTGASATKTLTVSVAGVKELKLVVTDSGNGNTNDHADWASPTLLNCAAPTTLPLRINTGGPAQTVNGVSWVGCTGPSACGGYVTGGFAYGENRSISGAVAPANQTIYQTEWTGGATTNIPVGSTAFEFRIPVPNGSYQVRLHFAELNKAAIGARVFDVKIEGTAALTSFDVFKEAGGAQKAIVRTLDATVSDGTLTIAFVRRVENAKISGIEILPATTPSGPLTWTERAPALQPVSEAQGAAVNGVLYVFGGFNKDLHTTAKSQAYDAANNRWSSVHDMPEQITHGAVAVDGTTIYIAGGFVGTHPGPQTSHVWKYNTLTDTWSAGPPLPAARGAGAMVRLGRELHFFGGTERDLNDLDIYRRDASEHWVLNLDGGTTWTTAAPMPNARNHMAGAVLNGLIYAIGGQHLGDEQAGEQADVQSYDPATNTWTTRASMPRPVGHINSSTLVWNGRIVVIAGVTLKSLEIANVTQYDPASNAWTELTPLPAARQSPIADLIGTQVVVTTGSLPSGVFTTTWTGER, via the coding sequence TTGAAGACACAGATCCGCATCCACAGGCTGTTTCAGGTCGGGCTGCTGCTGGCTGGCCTGGCTGCCTGCACCCAACAGGGAATCAGCCAGACCGCCGACACCGCGCAACCGGAACCAGACGGTCTGAACCATCCGTGGGCCGATACGCCCGGCGCAGCACTGTCGGCCCTGGCCCTCGCGCCCGGCAGCAACAGTCTCAGCGCCCAGCCCTGGACGGCGGCCAGCAACGGCTGGGGACCGATTGAAATAGACCGCAGCGTCAACGGGTACGGCGGGGGCGACGGGAAGACGCTGACGCTGGCGGGCAAGACCTATGCGCACGGCTTCGGGGCGCACGCCAACTCCAGCATGACGTTCAACCTGGGCGCACAGTGCGCGTCGTTTACCTCGGATATCGGCGTGGACGACGAGGTGGGCGACCGTGGCTCGGTGGTGTTTCAGGTGTACGGCGACGGCAGCAAGCTGTACGACAGCGGGGTAATGACGGGAGCGAGCGCGACCAAGACGCTGACGGTGAGCGTGGCGGGGGTGAAGGAACTGAAACTGGTGGTGACGGACAGTGGCAACGGCAACACCAACGACCACGCCGACTGGGCCAGCCCCACCCTCCTAAACTGCGCGGCTCCAACGACGCTGCCGCTGCGGATCAATACCGGCGGCCCGGCCCAGACGGTCAACGGCGTGTCGTGGGTGGGCTGTACCGGCCCGAGTGCCTGCGGCGGGTATGTCACGGGGGGCTTCGCTTACGGCGAGAACCGCAGCATCAGCGGCGCGGTGGCCCCGGCGAACCAGACCATCTATCAGACCGAATGGACGGGCGGCGCGACCACAAATATTCCGGTCGGCAGCACAGCCTTCGAATTCCGTATCCCCGTGCCCAACGGTTCCTATCAGGTGCGGCTGCACTTCGCGGAACTGAACAAAGCGGCGATTGGAGCACGCGTGTTCGATGTGAAGATCGAGGGAACCGCCGCGCTGACCAGCTTTGATGTCTTCAAGGAAGCGGGCGGCGCACAGAAGGCCATCGTCCGCACGCTCGATGCAACCGTTTCGGACGGCACACTGACTATCGCCTTCGTGCGCCGCGTCGAGAATGCCAAGATCAGCGGCATCGAGATTCTTCCGGCGACCACGCCCAGCGGCCCGCTCACCTGGACAGAGCGTGCGCCCGCGCTCCAGCCGGTTTCAGAGGCGCAGGGTGCGGCGGTCAACGGCGTGCTGTACGTCTTCGGCGGCTTCAACAAAGACCTGCACACCACTGCGAAATCTCAGGCCTACGACGCCGCGAACAACCGCTGGAGCAGCGTCCACGACATGCCCGAACAGATCACGCACGGGGCCGTCGCGGTGGACGGCACGACCATCTATATCGCGGGCGGCTTCGTGGGCACTCACCCCGGCCCACAGACCAGCCACGTCTGGAAATACAACACCCTGACCGACACCTGGAGCGCTGGCCCGCCACTTCCGGCAGCGCGGGGAGCCGGAGCGATGGTGCGGCTGGGACGCGAACTGCATTTCTTCGGCGGCACCGAGCGCGACCTGAACGACCTCGACATCTACAGGCGGGACGCGTCTGAACACTGGGTGCTGAATCTGGACGGCGGCACCACCTGGACGACGGCTGCCCCGATGCCCAACGCCCGCAACCACATGGCCGGGGCGGTGCTGAACGGTCTGATCTACGCCATCGGCGGCCAGCACCTGGGAGACGAGCAGGCCGGAGAGCAGGCCGACGTGCAGAGCTACGACCCGGCGACGAACACCTGGACGACCCGCGCCAGCATGCCCCGCCCGGTCGGTCATATCAACTCGTCCACGCTCGTCTGGAATGGCCGCATCGTGGTGATCGCGGGCGTCACGCTCAAGTCACTGGAGATCGCCAACGTGACCCAGTATGACCCCGCCAGCAACGCCTGGACCGAACTCACGCCGCTTCCCGCCGCACGTCAGTCACCCATCGCCGATCTGATCGGCACGCAGGTGGTGGTCACGACAGGTTCTCTTCCCTCGGGCGTCTTCACCACCACCTGGACAGGCGAACGCTGA
- a CDS encoding glycosyltransferase, with product MNVLVVHNFYRQAGGEDEVFFAETRELERQGVNVTRHTVHNDDFPDGARVSAALRTVWNPASARTLAQLVRERNIEVVHFHNTFPLVSPSAYYAVQSAGARVVQTLHNFKLLCPATTLYRDGHPCEDCVGKLVPWPAVQHACYRDSRAASGVLAATLTVHRMLGTYDRMIDVYIALTENARDTYIRGGLPAEKVVVKPNFLPADPGAGLHRGAFALFVGRLTPEKGVLTLLEAWRSLGATIPLTIAGDGPLAQEVERRADELPGVTYLGRQPRDHIQELMREARLLIFPSEWYEGFPMTLIEAFAAGLPVVASRLGSMASIIEHGVSGRHFQPGDSADLVRQVEWLLEHPQALDAMRLEVRRRYLEQYTARQNIEQLTRLYQRVLARQPEPAPRQHVRV from the coding sequence ATGAATGTGCTGGTGGTTCATAATTTTTACCGTCAGGCAGGGGGCGAAGACGAGGTGTTCTTTGCCGAAACCCGCGAACTCGAACGCCAGGGCGTGAATGTGACCCGCCACACCGTCCACAACGACGATTTCCCCGATGGAGCGCGTGTGTCGGCGGCGCTGCGAACCGTGTGGAATCCGGCGTCGGCCCGCACGCTGGCACAGCTGGTGCGCGAGCGAAACATCGAGGTGGTGCATTTTCACAACACCTTCCCGCTGGTGTCGCCCTCGGCGTATTACGCGGTGCAGTCGGCGGGGGCCAGGGTGGTGCAGACGCTGCACAATTTCAAACTGCTGTGCCCGGCCACCACGCTGTACCGCGACGGGCACCCGTGCGAGGACTGTGTGGGCAAGCTGGTGCCCTGGCCCGCCGTGCAGCACGCCTGTTACCGCGACAGCCGCGCCGCGTCGGGCGTGCTGGCCGCGACCCTCACGGTTCACCGGATGCTCGGAACGTATGACCGCATGATCGATGTGTATATCGCCCTGACCGAGAATGCGCGGGACACCTATATCCGGGGGGGACTGCCTGCCGAGAAGGTGGTGGTAAAGCCCAACTTTCTGCCTGCCGATCCGGGAGCCGGACTGCACCGGGGGGCGTTTGCGCTGTTCGTGGGTCGCCTGACGCCGGAAAAGGGCGTGCTGACGCTGCTGGAGGCGTGGCGCAGCCTGGGCGCGACGATACCGCTGACGATTGCCGGTGATGGGCCGCTCGCGCAGGAGGTCGAGCGGCGAGCAGACGAACTGCCCGGCGTGACGTACCTGGGTCGCCAGCCGCGTGACCACATTCAGGAATTGATGCGCGAGGCCCGCCTGCTGATCTTTCCGTCGGAATGGTACGAGGGCTTTCCGATGACGCTGATCGAGGCGTTTGCCGCCGGGCTGCCGGTGGTCGCGAGCCGCCTGGGGTCGATGGCGTCGATCATCGAACACGGTGTCAGCGGGCGGCACTTTCAGCCGGGCGATTCCGCCGATCTGGTTCGGCAGGTCGAGTGGCTGCTTGAGCATCCGCAGGCACTCGACGCGATGCGGCTGGAGGTACGTCGCCGTTATCTGGAGCAGTACACCGCCCGGCAGAACATCGAGCAGCTCACCAGGCTGTATCAGCGCGTCCTCGCCCGGCAGCCGGAACCCGCCCCGCGTCAGCACGTCAGGGTGTAG
- a CDS encoding glycosyltransferase family 4 protein — MSLPPLPMLHPQPASLAPSPVRPKVLQVITSLNLGGAEEVALSLTERLHDTCDFSVFAVMGVSSTDIGRDMQWRLWKLGVPVHTGTSLDMKAGGAIVAGQRLRQLLRHQPPDVLHLHTDIPDSTYAASTLFGADAPGMRVLRTIHNTTLWPKWKRVGGWVERRLTRAEVVGVSPDSLESLHRFREAQHLPRLSAAQCRVVYNGVAGGMDTAAQRPARPPGPVRILFAGRLEPQKGADLLPAILERAAQLTPLDARVQIYGHGSLAAPLHRWAAEGRVRWPVVVGAPVPQLAARLSDFDVVLMPSRFEGLAMLALEAAMAGIPLVGTQIAGLRELFAPDYDLLTDPEDTEALARCLVRVIEQPDLYRAHALARVPDTEAVFGAAQMAAAYAQLYRGAASPATSITPGGNP, encoded by the coding sequence ATGAGCCTGCCTCCCCTTCCCATGCTGCACCCGCAGCCTGCGTCTTTAGCGCCGTCTCCAGTTCGCCCGAAGGTGCTTCAGGTCATCACCAGCCTGAATCTGGGCGGCGCGGAAGAAGTCGCGCTGAGTCTGACCGAGCGGCTGCACGACACCTGCGATTTCTCGGTCTTCGCAGTCATGGGCGTGTCTTCCACCGACATCGGACGCGACATGCAGTGGCGACTGTGGAAACTGGGCGTACCGGTGCATACCGGCACCTCGCTCGACATGAAGGCGGGGGGCGCTATCGTCGCCGGGCAGCGCCTGCGCCAGCTTCTGCGGCACCAGCCGCCCGACGTGCTGCACCTGCACACCGATATTCCCGACAGCACCTACGCGGCCAGCACGCTGTTCGGGGCAGACGCGCCGGGGATGCGGGTACTGCGAACCATTCACAACACCACGCTCTGGCCCAAATGGAAGCGCGTCGGCGGCTGGGTCGAACGCCGACTGACGCGGGCCGAGGTGGTGGGCGTGTCGCCCGACAGCCTGGAGAGTCTGCACCGCTTCCGCGAGGCGCAGCACCTGCCGCGCCTGTCAGCAGCGCAGTGCCGGGTGGTGTACAACGGCGTGGCAGGTGGAATGGACACCGCCGCTCAGCGACCAGCCCGCCCACCCGGTCCGGTCCGAATTCTGTTCGCGGGCCGCCTGGAGCCGCAGAAGGGGGCTGACCTGCTGCCCGCCATTCTGGAACGGGCGGCCCAGCTGACGCCCCTGGATGCCCGCGTGCAGATCTACGGGCACGGTTCGCTCGCGGCTCCGCTGCACCGCTGGGCTGCCGAGGGTCGTGTGCGCTGGCCGGTCGTTGTCGGTGCCCCGGTTCCGCAGCTTGCCGCCCGGCTGTCCGACTTCGACGTGGTGCTGATGCCCTCACGCTTCGAGGGTCTGGCAATGCTGGCGCTGGAAGCAGCGATGGCCGGAATTCCGCTGGTCGGAACGCAGATCGCCGGGCTGCGCGAACTGTTTGCGCCCGACTATGACCTGCTGACAGACCCGGAAGATACCGAAGCGCTGGCCCGCTGCCTCGTGCGGGTGATCGAACAGCCCGACCTGTACCGCGCACACGCCCTGGCCCGCGTGCCAGACACCGAAGCGGTCTTCGGGGCGGCGCAGATGGCAGCGGCCTACGCTCAGCTGTACCGGGGCGCAGCGTCCCCAGCCACATCCATCACGCCTGGAGGCAACCCATGA